The genome window CCCACGGCAATCCTGCTGGACGTGGTGCTGCACTGGGTGGACGGCCTGCGGCTGGCCGAGGGGCTGAAGCAGCACCCGCTCACGCGCAACACCCGGGTGGTGGTGATGAGCGGCCTCAACCGGCCGCACGTGCGCCAGCGCGCCCTGGACGCGGGGGCGGAGGCCTTCCTGCCCAAGCCCGTGGACCCGGACCGGCTGCTCCGCCTGCTCACGGGCCGGGCGCCGGCTGCGACCTCACTGGAGTCCACCGCGCAGTCGGCGGAGAACCAGCAGCAGGAGCTGGGCTCGGACCGCTACGCGTCCTGAGTCGCGAGGGAAGTGCTGGAGCCGCCGGGGTGTCCGGCGGCTCCCCTGGCGCGCTGGCTCGCGCCTCGCTACGCGGTGACGTCGCGCAGGGCCCGCCGCAGGGTCAGCGAGCCGGCCATGAGGGCAACGCCTCGGAAGAGGATGCCGAGGCCCACGAGGGTGCCCACCAGCCACACGGCGGACACGGGCCACTCGGACATGACCACGACGCCCAGGAAGATGGAGATGGCGCCGTAGACGAAGTCCCAGCCCCAGCGCGCGTAGCGGTCCATCACCGAGGTGATTGCGTGGAACAGGCCGCTGGCGAAGAAGTAGCCAGCGAGCATGAGCGTCAGCGCGGCCAGGCCGGCGCGCGGGTACACGAGGACGAACATGCCCACCACGGTGGAGAGGATGCCGCTCAGCAGGTAGAGCCAGAACGGCCCGCCTGACTTGCGGACGCGGACCGCGGAGACGATCTCCGCGATGCCGGCGATGGCCAGCAGCGCGCCGAAGAAGATGGCGGTGACCAGGCTGGTGAGGAACGCGGTCCCCAGCGCGACGATGCCGAGCACCGTCATCAGCAGTCCGATGATGAAGAGGCCACCCCAGACCGTCGAGGTAACCCTTGGACTGTTGCCTGGGCGTGTCTCCTGATTGCTCTCGATGCTGATGGGCATGACATCCGCTCCCGCGGTGTGAGCCCCTTGCGTCCGGCAGGCTGTGTGAAGGTCTGGCTGTCGCGAGGTGGTGTCCGACGCGCAGGGGCGGTCCAGCAGCGAACATGGGCGCAGCGGGTGGCGCGGACAACGTGGCCCCTGCGCGCTCCGTCCCTCCCCTGCTCCCCCCTGGAGTGCCAGTGTCCGGCGCTCACCGCGCCCATGGAGGCCCAATCAACGCGGGTGCCCGTCTCTAACCCGGCAGCTCGTACGGCGGCGGCAGGAACACGGCACCGGGCTCCTTGCGGAACCACGTGAGCTGGCGCTTGGCGTAGCGGCGGGTCTCCTGCGCGGTGTCGTGGATGGCCTCCTCCACCGTCATCCGCCCCTCCACCACCGCGCGCGCCTGCACGTAGCCCACGCTGCGCATGGGGGCCGCGTCCGTGTAGCCCCGGGCCATCAGCGCGCGCGTCTCCTCCACCAGCGCTCCGGAGAACATGGCCTCGGTGCGCGCGTTGATGCGCCGGTAGAGCTCCTCGCGTGGCGGGTCCAGCACGTACAAGCGGAAGGGATACCGGTCCGGAGAGAACGCATGCGCCCGCCGGAACTCCGACGCGGGCACACCAGTCTGGGCGTGGATCTCCAGGGCGCGGACGACACGGACCAGGTCCTGCGGGGGCAGCTTCGCGGCCGTCTCCGGGTCCACGGCCGCCAGCCTGCGGTGCACGGCCTCACGGCCCTCGGCCGCCGCGAGCGCCTCCAGCTCCGCTCTCAATTCGGGCAGCGCTCCGGGCGCGTCCACCACGCCGTGCAGCAGCACGCGCATGTACAGGCCCGTGCCGCCCACGACGAACACCGGCCGTCCGCGTCCGGCAATCTCGGCGATGACCGCGTCCGCGCGCCGCTGATACCCGGCGGCGGAGAACGACTCCAGCGGGTCCACGATGGACACCAGGTGATGAGGCACCAAGGCCAGCTCCTCGGCCGAGGGCTTCGCGGTGCCGATGTCGAAGTGCCGGTACACCTGCTGCGAGTCGGCGCTGACAATCTCCCCGCCGGCCCGCCGGGCCAGCTCGATGGCGAGCGCCGTCTTCCCCGACGCCGTCGGCCCGGCAATCACCGTCAGCAATGGCCTGCCTTCCGTCCCCTCACCCATGTCCCGCTGCCTCCAGTGCGCCACGGACCACCGCCGCGGCGGACGCATCGCGAGCGAACACCAGCCGCACCGGAGGCACCTCTGACAGCAGCCGCCCCGCCGCCGCGAGCAGCCCGCCCCGCCCGGCGGTCGTCGCCTCGGGCAGCAGCGCGTTGAGCATCAGCATCCGCCCCACCGCGCCCGCCGGCTGCGACTCCCACCGCGAGCCCGAGTCCCACGCCAACGTCCCCACTGCCTTCAACACGGCTTCACGTGGCACGCCCACGTTCCATGGCGTCCCCGCGGCCCGCCACACAGGAGCCTGAGCAGCACCAGGCCCAATCGGGGAACGGGCACCCGGCTGAGGCCCCAGGGCTGACGAGGTGCCCGGGCCCGCGGCATGTCCCGAGCCCGAACCATCGGCCACCGCTCCCTGTGCACCGCCCACCGTCGGCTCCGGCCACACGGCCACCAGTTCGTCCGAGAGCACCACTCCTCCCGCCTCCGCCCACAGCGCGCCCAGGGTGCTCTTCCCCGCCCCCGAGTGCCCCACGAAGAGCGCGGCCCTCTCCTGGTGCGCCACGGCCACGCCGTGCACGAGCAAGCCGCCACGCCGGGCGAGCGCCCCCGCCAACATCACCTTCAGCACCGTCTCCACGGGAAAACGCCCCTGCCCCACCACCGAGGCTCGCAGGCCATCCACGGAGAGCGTCGCGGAGTAGTCCTCGCCCTCCAGGTGCAACCCACCCTCCGGAGTGCGCTGAACCAGGGGAAGCGTCCGGGTGGCGGGTTCGGGCCTCACCACCGTGGGCGCCACGACTTCGAGCCGCGCCACCTCGCCAGCGTCGGCGGAAGTAGGTGCCAGGAAGCGGGAGAACAGCCGCCGCAGCGAGCCGCGAAGGTCCGCGTCGGCCACCTCCACCACCACCGTCCAGCCGGCGATGCACACGCGCACACCGGTGTCGGGCGGGGTGTCGTCGGGACTGCCGGAGCCTCGGGGACCGGACGCGCCGGTGCCCGGGGGGCTCAGGGGATGCACTCCGACTCACCCGGGATGTTGCACTGGGAGATCTGCGCCAGCGCGACGAAGGGCTGCTCCCAGAGGATGGCGGGCGCCTCGTACTTCTTCGAATGCGCCTCGGAGGCCGTGGCCTGCGAGGCGTGGGTATCAGGGTTCCGGTCCGGCATGGAGGAAGGCTCTTTTCTCACGGGAAGGGTACCGGGAAAGCGCAGATGCGGCCATCTTCCGAGCCCACGTGCAGGCGGCTCACAGTGTTGTCGACCGTCGGAGTCCCGATGCGCTGCGCGCCCCCAATCGAGACCTGCCGCGAGTCCGTGCCATCCGTCAGCTCGAGCTGATGCACCTGCCCGTCCGAGCTGCCCACGTAGACGCGGGCCACGCCGCTCCGGTTGAACCCGAACGTGCCCGACGGGGATGCGATGGCGGTGCTCCACTTGAGCGCCGGCACGGGGTTGCCGGCCACCACGTCGTAGTACGCCACCTGACCCGAGGCGATGCTGGCCACGAAGCCGCCGCCCTGCGGCCGCACGAAGCTGGTGAAGGCAGGCGTGCTCGGCGCGGGACGCGTGGCGATGGGCAGGCTCCACACCGGCTGCAGCGTGCTCACGCTGACCGCGTGCACGCTGCCGTCGCTGTCGGTCGCGAAGATGTTGTTGGTCGCCGCGTTGCGCACCAGGCTCACGTCGATGTCCCCCACCGGCAGGCGCGCGATGTCCGCCACCGTGGGGCCGGAGGCCAGCGTGTCCAGGACGCGCAGCGTGTCCGTGGAGCCCGCGTGGCTCTTCGTGCCGATGAAGAGCCGGTTGGTGGTGTAGTCCACCACCATGCCGCCGCTGACCATGCCCAGGTCGCCGGGCTGGTACGTCCACACCAGCGCGCCCGTGGCGGCATTCAGCGCCACCACGCGGTTCTGCGCCGCGTCTGCCAGCCGCGTGGCGAAGAACACCAGGTCCCGCCCGGGGTGCGCGGCCTGGTACGCCGGGTTGGCGAAGTCATGCAGCTGGGTGACGGGGAAGGACTGGATGGTGCCAATCGGATTGCCGCCATTGTCCCAGCGCCACAGCACCTGGCCGGTGGTGGCGTTGATGGCATGGGCGACGCCGGCCTGGTCTCCCACCAGGATGTACTGACCGGACAGGCCGCGCAGCGGCACCACGGGGAAGCGGCTGCCGACGAGGCCCGACAGGGGCAGCGGCCTCCAGCGCTCGGCGCCGTCCTGAGCCGGGTTGCTGACCTGCGTGAGGTTGGCCACCACGGAGTTGTTGAAGGAGCTGAAGATGCCCACGCCCAGCTCGGTGATGGGCTGCTGGCGCGCGTCCAGACCCACCGTGTAGCACCACAGCGGCGCGCCACCCAGCCGCGCCCGCGGGGTGGCGACGAGCGCCGCCGACGTGGGCCGGTTGCCCGCCGAGTACCAGCGCACATCGTCCGCGTTGAACACGCGGTAGAAATACGTGGCGCCGTTGGTGACGGTGGTGTCCGTGAAGGTAGAGGCCGGGCTGAAGGCGTCCGTGTAGACGACGCGGGCGTTGCCCACCGTGTCGCCCACCGCGTAGCTCCGGCCCTGCACGGGCGCGGCGTTCGGCGCGGCGCCTTCCGCGCGCAGCACCATGACCCCATCGTGCAGCGCGGGGTTGTCCCAGGTGAGCGTCACGCTGGCATCGCGAGCCACGGCGGTGAGGCGCTCCACCTCCGGCGCCGAGCCGGTCAGCAGCGTCACCGGGGCTTCGATGCGCGTGGGCGGCCCGTTGAAGTCCTCCAGATGCAGCCGCTGGCGGAACGAGGTCGGCCCGGTGAGCAGCGCGGCGGGGCCGAAGTTCGAATACGTCACGGAGAACGTTCGCTCCTGCCCCACCGGGATGCCGGTCGCCGTGGTGGCGGTCCAGGTGACGATTCCCGCGCCGTCACGGCCCACCTGCCACCCGGACAGCGTCGCGGCGCTGGCGAACGTGAAGTAGTTGGCCGCGGGCCGCAGCAGCCTGACCTGCTGGATGGCCGCCGTCCCCCGGTTCTGCACCGTATAGGTTATGACCTGGTTGGCGGCATTGGCGGCCAGGGCCCGGGGGCTGACGCGAACGCGGTAGGCCGCGATGCGGCCAGTCGCCGAGTCCACGAGGTCTCCGGCCAGGGCGCTGCCATTGAGGGTCGCGTCCGCCTGGGCCCGGAAGCGGTAGTCCACGCCCGCGGCACCGCTGACCTGATAGCTCCACACGAAGTGGGCGGAGGTCCCGGGCGCAAGCCGGCCCACACTGGCCGGGGTGGGCCCCGACAAGGCCGTCAGGCTGGCCGAGCCCTGGGTGATCAGCCCCCGGGGCTGCACATTCACGAGAGAGTCGGTGGTGGACGTGTTGGTCACCGTCATCCGCACCCGCACCGTCTCCCCGGTGAAGGCCTCCGCGTTGTCCACGTCCACCGAGGCCGCGAGCGGGCCCACGTTCGCCATCCGCGTGTCCGCTACCTGCGAGGTGACGGTGTTCGCACCATTGACGGCGCGGATCTGCGCCACCCCGATGCCCGCGGTGGTCGCCTGCGCGCGCGCGACGAGCACGCCCGCGCCCCGCAGGGGCACGTTCGTCTGGAACGGTGTCGGCTCGGTGCCAACGACCTGGAACGTGACGGACCCCGCACTGGTGGACGGCCCCACGGCGGTGATGCCGTTCTGCGCCGCCGTGGTGCGGTTCTCGACGACGATGCGCGCGGCCGTCTCGCCGCCGACGCCCAGCGTGGGCGGGCTCAGGGCGACCCGGGAAGCCAGACCCGAGCGCGCCCACGCCGCCGCCGTCAGGTTCGCCGTGAAGAGGGTGTTGTCACAGTGGTCCCGGCCGTTGGTGTTGTTGTTGCCCGTCACGAACCGGTCGGCGGCGACATCGACGTTGCCCGCGGGAGGGATGAACCGGAGGGCAAAGCGGAC of Pyxidicoccus trucidator contains these proteins:
- a CDS encoding PQQ-binding-like beta-propeller repeat protein; translated protein: MRPAAMNPFDIRLAVLLALLVPVVAGAQARSWSVTAVPAPGDTVARAVMDEASEVTFNVVNTSNNNSRRLSQISFVLPTGYIPLNTPAPAGWEVSFLDVGSRRITFSSTVGSCANDTHGLPAGGNVRFALRFIPPAGNVDVAADRFVTGNNNTNGRDHCDNTLFTANLTAAAWARSGLASRVALSPPTLGVGGETAARIVVENRTTAAQNGITAVGPSTSAGSVTFQVVGTEPTPFQTNVPLRGAGVLVARAQATTAGIGVAQIRAVNGANTVTSQVADTRMANVGPLAASVDVDNAEAFTGETVRVRMTVTNTSTTDSLVNVQPRGLITQGSASLTALSGPTPASVGRLAPGTSAHFVWSYQVSGAAGVDYRFRAQADATLNGSALAGDLVDSATGRIAAYRVRVSPRALAANAANQVITYTVQNRGTAAIQQVRLLRPAANYFTFASAATLSGWQVGRDGAGIVTWTATTATGIPVGQERTFSVTYSNFGPAALLTGPTSFRQRLHLEDFNGPPTRIEAPVTLLTGSAPEVERLTAVARDASVTLTWDNPALHDGVMVLRAEGAAPNAAPVQGRSYAVGDTVGNARVVYTDAFSPASTFTDTTVTNGATYFYRVFNADDVRWYSAGNRPTSAALVATPRARLGGAPLWCYTVGLDARQQPITELGVGIFSSFNNSVVANLTQVSNPAQDGAERWRPLPLSGLVGSRFPVVPLRGLSGQYILVGDQAGVAHAINATTGQVLWRWDNGGNPIGTIQSFPVTQLHDFANPAYQAAHPGRDLVFFATRLADAAQNRVVALNAATGALVWTYQPGDLGMVSGGMVVDYTTNRLFIGTKSHAGSTDTLRVLDTLASGPTVADIARLPVGDIDVSLVRNAATNNIFATDSDGSVHAVSVSTLQPVWSLPIATRPAPSTPAFTSFVRPQGGGFVASIASGQVAYYDVVAGNPVPALKWSTAIASPSGTFGFNRSGVARVYVGSSDGQVHQLELTDGTDSRQVSIGGAQRIGTPTVDNTVSRLHVGSEDGRICAFPVPFP
- the miaA gene encoding tRNA (adenosine(37)-N6)-dimethylallyltransferase MiaA, with product MGEGTEGRPLLTVIAGPTASGKTALAIELARRAGGEIVSADSQQVYRHFDIGTAKPSAEELALVPHHLVSIVDPLESFSAAGYQRRADAVIAEIAGRGRPVFVVGGTGLYMRVLLHGVVDAPGALPELRAELEALAAAEGREAVHRRLAAVDPETAAKLPPQDLVRVVRALEIHAQTGVPASEFRRAHAFSPDRYPFRLYVLDPPREELYRRINARTEAMFSGALVEETRALMARGYTDAAPMRSVGYVQARAVVEGRMTVEEAIHDTAQETRRYAKRQLTWFRKEPGAVFLPPPYELPG
- a CDS encoding HdeD family acid-resistance protein, coding for MPISIESNQETRPGNSPRVTSTVWGGLFIIGLLMTVLGIVALGTAFLTSLVTAIFFGALLAIAGIAEIVSAVRVRKSGGPFWLYLLSGILSTVVGMFVLVYPRAGLAALTLMLAGYFFASGLFHAITSVMDRYARWGWDFVYGAISIFLGVVVMSEWPVSAVWLVGTLVGLGILFRGVALMAGSLTLRRALRDVTA